The Nitrospira tepida genome includes a window with the following:
- a CDS encoding universal stress protein translates to MEAKRVTMGNEPALITRILFATDFSACARHAEQYVAFLAAAYRAAVTVLHVLEIYEGAYVTTVQDQHESGSRLDDVAGRLRQPAVPVTHQQRAGIPDAIICDVAEDTRADLIVLGTHGRTGLRHILLGSTAERVLTMAPCPVLTVRLPEEAERQGAGRPIRLMHVAVPIDFSDCSMEALEYGVRIAKDGGASVTLLHILEPLSYGIDLTFGHAAEQNRQQIAAQLKQAADEIEARGVSVRPVIRGGVPADSILDYIHSSDCDLVVMGTQGRRGIAHVVKGSVAEAVLRRAPCPVLAGKHFTVAGTGRLAARVS, encoded by the coding sequence ATGGAAGCGAAAAGGGTGACGATGGGAAACGAACCGGCCTTGATCACACGAATCCTGTTTGCGACCGACTTTTCCGCCTGTGCGCGCCACGCCGAGCAATATGTCGCGTTTCTCGCCGCGGCCTATCGGGCAGCGGTCACCGTCCTTCACGTGCTGGAAATCTACGAAGGGGCCTACGTCACCACGGTGCAGGATCAACATGAATCGGGATCTCGGCTGGACGATGTCGCTGGCCGCCTGAGACAACCGGCCGTGCCCGTGACCCATCAGCAGAGAGCCGGCATCCCGGACGCGATTATTTGCGACGTGGCCGAGGACACTCGGGCGGATCTGATTGTGCTCGGCACCCACGGGCGAACCGGACTGCGGCATATTCTCCTGGGAAGCACGGCGGAACGCGTGCTGACCATGGCTCCTTGTCCTGTCTTGACGGTCAGGCTGCCGGAGGAAGCGGAGAGGCAAGGGGCAGGGCGGCCGATCCGATTGATGCATGTCGCCGTTCCGATAGATTTCTCGGATTGTTCCATGGAGGCTCTCGAGTACGGCGTCCGAATCGCCAAGGACGGCGGCGCGTCGGTGACGCTCCTGCACATATTGGAGCCGCTCTCCTACGGCATCGATTTGACGTTCGGGCATGCGGCGGAGCAGAACCGGCAACAGATCGCTGCGCAGCTCAAACAGGCGGCGGACGAGATAGAAGCGCGGGGAGTCTCGGTGCGCCCCGTCATTCGCGGCGGGGTGCCGGCCGATTCCATTCTGGATTACATTCACAGCTCCGATTGCGATCTCGTGGTGATGGGCACGCAGGGCCGCCGCGGGATCGCTCATGTGGTGAAAGGCAGCGTGGCGGAGGCCGTGTTGAGACGGGCGCCTTGTCCGGTCCTGGCCGGAAAGCATTTCACGGTGGCTGGAACCGGCCGGCTTGCGGCGCGGGTGTCGTAG
- a CDS encoding hemerythrin domain-containing protein has translation MSGEHSAAGSISELLTQDHRRLEQLLDKAGGQTGNIDSIPYEEFRAGLLRHIGMEEKIVFPALQRAQQGRPDPPLAPSLASSLGQLRLEHGALAALLMPPPTTAILATIREILRRHDEIEESAGGPYGVADDLLGKDAETMLASLRAAPTVTVMPHSDSPAVTATLHRALARAGYGLGGAQRAADREEARSSET, from the coding sequence ATGAGCGGAGAGCATTCAGCAGCCGGATCAATCTCGGAATTGTTGACGCAGGATCACCGGCGACTGGAGCAACTGCTCGACAAGGCCGGCGGGCAAACGGGAAATATCGACTCGATCCCCTATGAAGAATTCCGGGCAGGGCTCCTGCGCCACATCGGGATGGAGGAAAAGATCGTCTTCCCGGCGCTCCAACGGGCCCAACAGGGTCGGCCCGATCCCCCGCTCGCGCCGTCGCTTGCATCGTCGCTCGGGCAACTGCGGTTGGAGCACGGGGCGCTGGCGGCGCTGTTGATGCCGCCGCCGACCACGGCGATCCTGGCCACCATCCGTGAGATCCTCCGGCGTCATGACGAGATCGAAGAATCCGCCGGCGGACCCTACGGGGTCGCGGACGATCTGTTGGGCAAAGATGCCGAGACGATGCTGGCCTCCCTTCGCGCCGCCCCGACTGTCACCGTGATGCCTCATTCCGACAGCCCGGCCGTGACCGCGACCCTGCATCGCGCGCTGGCCAGGGCCGGCTACGGCCTCGGCGGAGCGCAGCGGGCCGCGGACCGTGAGGAGGCGCGATCGTCTGAAACATAA
- a CDS encoding DUF4149 domain-containing protein — protein MTIFLTWLHILAAVSWIGGMIFLSLVVVPVIRKPPLAQQRAVLFPIVARRFRLVAWSAMLLLLVTGPILAARRGISLINPTTWPTVFAIKLILVGVLFGLTAAHDLALGPRVAEIMKRPEQERSASDLLLLRWSPWVARSSLLLALAVLFSAASLARS, from the coding sequence ATGACGATCTTCCTGACCTGGCTGCACATTCTTGCCGCGGTCAGTTGGATCGGGGGCATGATCTTTCTGTCGTTGGTCGTGGTGCCAGTCATTCGAAAGCCGCCGCTGGCGCAGCAACGCGCGGTCCTATTCCCCATCGTGGCGCGCCGGTTTCGCCTGGTGGCCTGGAGCGCCATGCTGCTGTTGCTGGTCACCGGGCCGATTTTGGCCGCCAGGCGCGGCATCTCTCTCATCAATCCGACTACCTGGCCTACTGTCTTTGCGATCAAGCTGATCCTTGTCGGTGTCTTGTTCGGTCTCACGGCGGCGCATGATCTTGCGCTGGGTCCTCGCGTGGCGGAGATCATGAAACGACCGGAGCAGGAACGCTCCGCTTCCGATCTGCTGCTCCTCCGCTGGTCTCCCTGGGTGGCGCGAAGTTCGCTTCTGCTGGCCTTGGCTGTCCTGTTCTCGGCCGCCTCCCTGGCTCGAAGTTAG
- a CDS encoding phytanoyl-CoA dioxygenase family protein — MNTIYYEAPFSDDVRRQRLFEGQLFVYAPRPSTIAFCDFARTLIQEAFGTLYPPTAQHHLPVEQYAAILGKLKPRFIHHPESKEHIRKIFAEMGCDLTKSYFDVPKMRSSTSDNYLTTGIAYAWHPHRDTWYSAPDCQINWWIPIYDIESDNAMAFHPRYWNRPVRNTSSGYNYYQWNQRHRGEHVAQYLTEDPRPLPRPSEPFDREPEIRLICPAGGIILFAAAQMHSSVPNTSGRTRFSIDFRTVHLDDVVAKRGAPNLDNESTGTVMRDYLRASDCSRLPDEIVALYDDGSGSSGELIYRDREQGQASTQ, encoded by the coding sequence ATGAACACGATCTACTATGAGGCCCCCTTCAGCGACGACGTCAGGCGGCAGCGGCTTTTCGAGGGGCAGTTGTTCGTCTATGCGCCACGTCCCAGCACCATCGCCTTTTGCGATTTTGCCAGGACGCTCATCCAGGAGGCGTTTGGGACGCTCTATCCGCCCACGGCGCAGCATCATCTCCCGGTTGAGCAGTACGCGGCTATCCTCGGGAAGCTCAAGCCGCGATTCATCCATCATCCGGAATCGAAGGAACACATCCGGAAGATTTTTGCGGAGATGGGTTGCGACTTGACGAAATCCTATTTCGATGTGCCGAAGATGAGAAGCTCGACGAGCGACAACTATCTCACGACGGGCATCGCCTATGCGTGGCATCCCCATCGCGACACCTGGTACTCCGCGCCGGACTGTCAGATCAATTGGTGGATTCCGATCTACGACATCGAATCGGACAATGCCATGGCCTTTCACCCCCGCTATTGGAACCGCCCGGTGCGGAACACGTCGAGCGGCTACAACTATTATCAATGGAATCAACGCCACCGGGGAGAGCATGTCGCGCAGTATCTGACGGAAGACCCGCGCCCCCTGCCTCGCCCCAGCGAGCCGTTCGACCGGGAGCCGGAGATCCGCTTGATTTGTCCCGCCGGCGGGATCATCCTGTTCGCAGCCGCCCAGATGCATTCGAGCGTGCCCAATACCTCGGGACGGACCAGGTTCAGCATCGACTTCAGGACGGTGCACCTCGACGATGTCGTCGCCAAACGCGGCGCGCCGAACCTGGATAACGAGTCGACCGGGACGGTCATGCGGGACTACCTCCGCGCATCGGATTGTTCGCGCCTTCCGGATGAGATCGTGGCGCTCTATGACGACGGGTCCGGAAGCTCCGGCGAACTCATCTACCGGGATCGAGAACAGGGCCAGGCGTCCACTCAGTAA
- a CDS encoding HalD/BesD family halogenase: MNRVCAMRGRGMAIMPAEIESRLQRIRDDVDLQSVHSQYWLQDEFVVLDKLLPQVLIDAMVAEARLVQPRMHRNYVPGHKKGGSVSFYTLREQAPVTLNLYRSPALRWLLSRITESDLLLCPEDDPHSCALYFYTKPGDHIGFHYDTSYYKGRRYTVLIGLVERSDHCRLVARVRLKGQAEEIRETRIPMGPGAVVLFNGDRLWHAVTPLAEGEERIVLTLQYVTNQAMGPAKRLFSNLKDAFAYFGPAVLARRRSGAAGRT, encoded by the coding sequence ATGAATCGCGTATGCGCGATGAGGGGACGGGGGATGGCGATTATGCCGGCCGAGATCGAGTCGAGGCTTCAGCGGATTCGCGACGATGTGGATCTCCAGTCGGTGCACAGCCAATATTGGCTGCAGGATGAGTTCGTCGTCCTCGACAAACTGCTGCCGCAGGTCCTGATCGACGCCATGGTGGCCGAAGCGAGGCTGGTGCAGCCGAGGATGCACCGCAATTACGTTCCGGGCCACAAGAAGGGCGGAAGCGTCAGTTTCTACACCTTGCGGGAACAGGCGCCGGTGACGCTCAACCTGTACCGGTCCCCGGCCTTACGGTGGCTGTTGAGCCGCATCACGGAATCGGACCTGCTGTTGTGTCCGGAGGACGATCCCCATTCCTGCGCCCTCTACTTCTACACCAAGCCCGGCGACCACATCGGGTTTCATTACGATACCTCCTATTACAAAGGCCGGCGCTACACGGTGCTGATCGGATTGGTCGAGCGATCGGACCATTGCCGTTTGGTGGCGCGGGTCCGCCTGAAGGGGCAGGCGGAGGAAATCAGGGAGACCAGGATTCCCATGGGGCCTGGCGCCGTCGTGCTGTTCAACGGCGATCGGCTCTGGCATGCCGTCACCCCCTTGGCGGAGGGGGAGGAACGGATCGTGCTGACGCTGCAATATGTGACAAACCAGGCGATGGGACCGGCGAAGCGCCTTTTCTCAAACTTGAAGGACGCCTTTGCCTACTTCGGCCCGGCCGTGTTGGCGAGGCGCAGATCCGGCGCGGCCGGGCGAACGTGA
- a CDS encoding formylglycine-generating enzyme family protein translates to MQMNTVDAHKKTEWAMNVLLVVAVIFGSAKVVWGLDTQDITVEWTAEGKKIAMKRVASWPMKDETVLVPAGSFLMGSDKKVDRLAYRSEMPQRGVHLNAFEIDKYEVTALQYLKFVLATNRPPQIDWRYDGGNFQEAMAHHPIMHVSWSDADAYCAWAGKRLPTEAEWEKAARGTDGRINPWGNQSAGLSRANFGRSGLSGPVRDRPERLLMYPPIIAVDKYENSASPYGLHQTMGNVAEWVADWYDPDYYKVAPDRNPKGPETGTQKAFRGGGWIDSTTTMRVAMRNGTDPNTKMNWLGFRCARDAQEPATTQLSLALPEGSGPAGAGQHDVR, encoded by the coding sequence ATGCAAATGAACACAGTGGATGCCCACAAGAAAACCGAGTGGGCCATGAACGTCTTGTTGGTTGTGGCTGTCATCTTCGGGTCGGCGAAGGTGGTCTGGGGCCTCGACACGCAGGATATTACGGTGGAGTGGACGGCGGAGGGTAAGAAGATCGCCATGAAGCGAGTCGCCTCCTGGCCGATGAAGGACGAAACGGTGCTCGTGCCAGCCGGATCGTTCCTGATGGGCAGCGACAAGAAAGTGGATCGCTTGGCGTATCGCTCCGAGATGCCGCAGCGCGGCGTGCATCTCAATGCCTTCGAGATCGACAAATACGAAGTGACCGCGCTCCAATACCTGAAGTTCGTGCTGGCCACGAACCGGCCGCCGCAGATCGACTGGCGATACGACGGCGGCAACTTCCAAGAGGCGATGGCGCATCACCCGATCATGCACGTGTCCTGGTCCGACGCCGACGCCTATTGCGCCTGGGCCGGAAAGCGGCTTCCCACCGAAGCCGAGTGGGAGAAGGCGGCTCGAGGGACGGACGGCCGGATCAATCCCTGGGGCAATCAGAGCGCGGGATTAAGCCGGGCAAACTTCGGCCGCTCGGGACTGTCTGGGCCCGTGCGGGACCGGCCGGAACGGTTGCTGATGTACCCGCCGATCATCGCGGTGGACAAGTACGAAAACTCCGCGAGCCCCTACGGGCTCCATCAAACGATGGGCAATGTGGCGGAATGGGTGGCGGACTGGTATGACCCGGACTATTACAAGGTCGCGCCGGACCGGAATCCCAAAGGTCCGGAGACGGGCACCCAAAAAGCCTTCCGCGGCGGCGGCTGGATCGATAGCACCACGACCATGCGGGTCGCCATGCGGAACGGGACCGATCCAAACACCAAGATGAACTGGCTCGGCTTCCGGTGCGCCCGTGACGCGCAGGAACCGGCGACCACGCAACTGTCCTTGGCCCTCCCAGAGGGCTCGGGGCCGGCCGGCGCGGGCCAACACGACGTGCGGTGA
- a CDS encoding formylglycine-generating enzyme family protein has protein sequence MNASKHVDRKTGAMKKWLNISITALQAVTAAALICVAEPGLADHLSPKHDPWAEPWEMERLALLAVPEDMVLVPAGSFLMGSDPRVDRAAGPQERPQRFVMLDAFAIDRYEVTNVHYLRFVLATGATWPPYWMQDPFPEKLSRHPVIGVSWEEADRYCRWVGKRLPTEAEWEKAARGADGRIFPWGNEPAGWIKSNIAHPGSKRGVKYPPLANVDRYERGISPYGVYQMAGNVSEWVADWFDPDYYRKGVNENPTGPAGGEDKVFRGGSWNEDPEVARSAGRNAAAPSHRSYLIGFRCAKTVGNDEQRMANGR, from the coding sequence ATGAACGCATCGAAGCACGTGGATCGGAAGACCGGCGCGATGAAGAAATGGCTCAATATTTCGATCACAGCGCTCCAGGCGGTGACCGCAGCCGCCCTTATTTGTGTTGCCGAACCGGGTCTGGCCGATCACCTGAGTCCTAAACACGACCCCTGGGCGGAACCCTGGGAGATGGAGCGGTTGGCCCTGTTGGCTGTTCCGGAGGACATGGTGCTGGTGCCGGCAGGATCCTTCTTGATGGGCAGCGATCCTCGGGTGGATCGCGCGGCGGGGCCGCAGGAGCGGCCGCAGCGATTCGTCATGCTCGATGCTTTTGCCATCGACCGGTACGAAGTCACGAACGTTCACTATCTCCGGTTCGTGTTGGCCACAGGAGCCACGTGGCCGCCATATTGGATGCAGGACCCGTTTCCGGAGAAGCTGTCCCGCCACCCGGTCATCGGGGTGAGTTGGGAGGAAGCGGACCGTTACTGCCGCTGGGTGGGGAAACGTCTCCCGACCGAGGCGGAGTGGGAAAAAGCCGCGCGTGGAGCGGATGGCCGCATCTTCCCCTGGGGCAATGAGCCGGCCGGGTGGATCAAAAGCAACATCGCGCATCCGGGGTCCAAACGGGGCGTGAAGTATCCTCCGTTGGCGAACGTCGACCGCTACGAGCGAGGCATCAGCCCCTACGGGGTCTATCAGATGGCGGGCAACGTCAGCGAATGGGTCGCCGATTGGTTTGATCCTGATTATTACCGGAAGGGAGTCAACGAAAACCCGACGGGGCCGGCCGGCGGCGAAGACAAGGTCTTCAGGGGAGGGTCGTGGAACGAGGACCCGGAAGTGGCGCGATCGGCCGGGCGGAACGCGGCAGCGCCGAGCCACCGGAGTTATCTCATCGGCTTTCGGTGTGCAAAGACCGTGGGGAACGACGAGCAGCGGATGGCCAACGGCAGGTAG
- a CDS encoding carboxypeptidase-like regulatory domain-containing protein yields the protein MMKHLLAGLLAGCLSVPAYAYEEITVSDGGTLMGTVKLEGKVPKPKGYNLVTMPDQFYCGRISDGQGWRILQPFQVGPAGEFREVVVYLEGIDKGKPFGESGLPQIEAKDCLFHPFTTVVRDNQSVTVVNMDPVMHDIQAYETSHLGPRVLFNVPLPMNPQHPRNLKDRSDAGMYHKHMAGAPMKQLVNLSKGRRIFVMQCGFHAYMESWGLAVMNPYFAKTDERGRFTLTDVPPGTYKLVVWHPYVRTTTEQTVTIGPQAKVDVTIKVPAPTGRLYANEVLEHDYVRYNVPEETKKEIDPMIQKQDR from the coding sequence ATGATGAAACATCTTCTGGCGGGGCTGTTGGCCGGCTGCCTGAGCGTTCCCGCCTATGCCTATGAAGAAATCACGGTTTCGGACGGCGGGACTCTCATGGGCACCGTGAAGCTAGAGGGGAAGGTCCCGAAGCCGAAAGGGTACAACCTCGTGACGATGCCGGACCAATTCTATTGCGGGCGCATCTCCGATGGGCAAGGCTGGCGCATTCTGCAACCGTTCCAAGTCGGGCCAGCCGGCGAATTTCGCGAGGTCGTCGTGTATCTGGAAGGAATCGACAAAGGCAAACCATTCGGCGAAAGCGGCTTGCCGCAAATCGAAGCAAAAGACTGCCTGTTCCACCCATTCACCACAGTGGTGCGGGACAATCAATCGGTCACGGTCGTCAACATGGACCCCGTCATGCACGACATTCAAGCCTACGAAACCTCTCATTTGGGTCCCCGCGTGTTGTTCAACGTGCCGCTGCCGATGAATCCGCAGCACCCGCGCAACTTGAAGGATCGCAGCGATGCCGGAATGTACCACAAGCACATGGCCGGCGCGCCGATGAAGCAATTGGTGAATCTCAGCAAGGGGCGCCGGATTTTTGTCATGCAGTGCGGCTTTCATGCCTACATGGAGAGCTGGGGCCTGGCCGTCATGAATCCGTACTTTGCCAAGACGGATGAGCGGGGACGGTTCACCCTGACGGATGTGCCGCCGGGTACCTACAAACTGGTCGTCTGGCATCCCTATGTTCGGACAACGACGGAGCAGACCGTCACCATCGGTCCACAGGCGAAGGTGGATGTGACCATCAAGGTCCCGGCCCCGACCGGACGGCTCTACGCCAACGAGGTGTTGGAGCATGATTACGTTCGCTACAACGTGCCCGAGGAAACGAAGAAGGAAATCGATCCGATGATCCAAAAGCAGGATCGCTGA